A portion of the Lysinibacillus timonensis genome contains these proteins:
- a CDS encoding NAD(P)/FAD-dependent oxidoreductase: MLDTIVIGAGQAGLAVGYYLKQQNQNFLLLDKSKEVGESWLNRYDSLVLFTPRMYDCLPGLPLVGVQHGFPTKNEIVSYLKRYAEEFQLPIQLQTEVTKVYQQHNHLFTIETDQGVYQCKNVVIASGAFQTPRIPSFSTKLSEEVVQLHSTQYRNPSQLKDGNVIVVGGGNSGAQIAVELSGVKETYLAVSHKITYMPLVLQNKSIFWWFDKLGILKLSGNSLLGKAIQKKGDLIFGYELKEATKKKKVKVKPRVVDGIHNEIIFEDQTPITIDNIIWATGFHSIYPWLDIEGVLSAEGKIEHNRGITNVKGLYFIGLPWQHSRGSALLQGVGYDAKYIAQHLQI, from the coding sequence TTGCTAGATACAATTGTTATTGGGGCTGGCCAAGCAGGCCTTGCGGTCGGATACTATTTAAAACAGCAAAATCAAAATTTTCTACTGTTAGATAAAAGCAAGGAAGTTGGCGAAAGCTGGTTGAATCGTTATGATTCGCTAGTTTTGTTCACACCGAGAATGTATGATTGCTTACCAGGTTTGCCGCTTGTAGGTGTTCAACATGGTTTCCCAACGAAAAATGAAATCGTTTCCTATTTGAAACGATATGCAGAGGAGTTTCAACTTCCTATTCAGTTGCAAACTGAAGTGACGAAAGTTTATCAACAACATAATCATCTTTTTACAATTGAAACAGACCAAGGGGTTTATCAATGTAAAAATGTGGTCATAGCTTCTGGAGCATTTCAAACGCCAAGGATTCCATCCTTTTCGACCAAATTATCTGAAGAAGTCGTCCAACTTCATTCTACACAATATCGAAATCCAAGCCAGCTAAAGGATGGAAATGTGATAGTAGTGGGTGGTGGCAATAGTGGTGCTCAAATTGCAGTAGAATTATCGGGAGTAAAAGAAACTTATTTAGCTGTCAGTCATAAAATCACCTATATGCCATTAGTTCTCCAGAATAAAAGCATCTTTTGGTGGTTTGATAAGCTCGGAATTCTTAAACTAAGTGGTAATTCGCTTTTAGGGAAAGCTATTCAAAAGAAGGGCGATCTCATCTTTGGCTATGAACTTAAAGAAGCCACTAAGAAAAAGAAGGTTAAAGTAAAACCTAGAGTTGTAGATGGTATACATAATGAGATAATTTTTGAAGATCAAACGCCCATAACGATAGACAATATTATATGGGCAACTGGTTTTCATTCCATCTACCCTTGGTTAGACATTGAAGGGGTCCTAAGTGCAGAAGGAAAAATAGAACACAACAGAGGTATTACGAATGTAAAAGGACTTTATTTTATTGGCTTACCTTGGCAGCATAGCCGAGGCTCTGCATTACTTCAAGGTGTTGGTTATGATGCAAAATATATTGCACAACATCTCCAAATCTGA
- the epsC gene encoding serine O-acetyltransferase EpsC: MNLKEWLNKEIPNVANSLIDVHKDYFSIENTIGFQGQETVYKILQNFRNTLFPCLCDKYTNGETRINVSVGNQLRASALDLRDLIEKVLINNSPSSDLNADQVVIELINKFPEIRKTIQTDIQAAYNGDPATTSTEEILFSYPSITAISIHRIAHELYKAGVPIIPRIMSEYAHSLTGIDIHPGATIGDYFFIDHGTGVVIGETCTIGKNVKIYQGVTLGAKSFPLDEQGNPIKGIKRHPDIEDNVVIYAGATILGGDTKIGHDSVIGGNIWLTQSVPPNSRVYQTQPSPKIKNDQ, encoded by the coding sequence ATGAATTTAAAAGAATGGTTAAACAAGGAAATACCTAATGTAGCAAACTCTTTAATAGATGTTCATAAGGATTATTTTTCTATTGAAAATACTATAGGATTTCAAGGTCAAGAAACGGTATATAAAATTTTGCAAAATTTCCGTAATACACTTTTTCCATGCCTATGTGATAAATATACAAATGGTGAAACTAGAATCAATGTAAGTGTTGGCAATCAGTTAAGAGCATCTGCTTTGGATTTACGAGATTTAATCGAAAAAGTTCTTATCAATAATAGCCCTAGCAGTGACCTCAATGCAGATCAAGTTGTAATAGAGTTAATTAACAAATTTCCAGAAATCCGAAAAACAATACAAACAGACATTCAAGCGGCCTATAATGGGGACCCAGCTACAACTTCTACAGAAGAAATATTGTTTAGTTACCCATCTATCACGGCAATTAGTATTCATCGGATTGCACATGAACTATATAAGGCAGGTGTGCCAATTATTCCAAGAATCATGTCTGAGTATGCGCACAGTTTAACGGGAATTGATATACACCCTGGTGCAACAATTGGTGATTACTTCTTTATCGACCATGGAACAGGTGTCGTTATTGGAGAGACATGTACAATTGGCAAAAACGTAAAGATTTATCAAGGCGTAACACTAGGTGCTAAAAGTTTTCCACTGGACGAACAAGGCAATCCAATCAAAGGAATCAAACGTCATCCTGATATTGAAGATAATGTAGTTATCTATGCTGGCGCAACAATCTTAGGTGGGGATACTAAAATTGGCCACGACTCAGTTATTGGAGGTAACATTTGGTTAACGCAATCAGTGCCGCCAAATTCAAGAGTCTACCAAACACAACCATCTCCTAAAATTAAAAATGACCAATAA
- a CDS encoding DUF2187 family protein, with protein MSQSSKTIASIGSIIEFHNGVRGIVEKIYDNSVLVSILQFEEWDEYYKSDKTVINHKHYQIIQ; from the coding sequence TTGTCGCAATCAAGTAAAACAATCGCTAGCATTGGCAGTATTATTGAATTTCATAACGGTGTTCGAGGAATCGTAGAAAAAATTTATGACAATTCTGTTTTGGTAAGTATTCTCCAATTCGAAGAGTGGGATGAGTATTACAAGAGTGATAAAACTGTGATAAATCATAAACACTACCAAATTATTCAATAA
- a CDS encoding PepSY domain-containing protein translates to MKKVVLVPALLGVMGIGAVLAVAGNDNFNVAATSIQNLDNSFAQSSNNTSNPVLKLTNQPSNKTATEQVKLSIEEIEKKALQVVNGKITDLEFEKEGKMSFYEIDVLTKEAEYELILDAFSGELLDQEVDYHDDEDDYYDDIYDDDSYEDRYDDDRYDN, encoded by the coding sequence TTGAAAAAAGTCGTTTTAGTACCAGCTTTGTTAGGGGTAATGGGTATTGGGGCAGTGCTCGCAGTTGCAGGTAATGACAATTTCAACGTAGCAGCTACTTCCATTCAAAACTTAGACAATTCATTCGCACAATCGAGTAATAACACAAGTAACCCAGTTTTGAAACTTACTAATCAACCGAGCAATAAAACAGCGACTGAACAAGTTAAACTTTCTATTGAAGAAATTGAAAAGAAAGCATTACAAGTAGTCAATGGCAAAATTACAGATTTGGAATTTGAGAAAGAAGGTAAGATGAGTTTTTATGAAATTGACGTGTTAACAAAAGAAGCAGAATATGAGCTAATTTTAGATGCCTTTTCTGGAGAATTGCTTGATCAAGAAGTAGATTATCATGATGATGAAGATGATTATTATGATGATATTTATGACGACGATTCCTACGAGGATCGCTATGATGATGACCGTTATGATAATTAA
- a CDS encoding SDR family oxidoreductase: MKVLVVGANGQIGKHLVQLLNESNDYTVRALVRTEEQFKELEGKGIESVIGNLEGTVEQLVEAVKGCDAVVFTAGSGGHTGYDKTLLIDLDGAVKVMEAAESAQVKRFIMVSALQAHNRTNWNEQLKPYYVAKHYADRMLVQSNLTYTIIRPGGLLNDSGTGEVTISENLERGYIPREDVAKTILSVIKAENTFNKSFDLVSGETSIEEAIMRI; the protein is encoded by the coding sequence ATGAAGGTATTAGTTGTTGGGGCAAATGGACAAATTGGTAAACATCTTGTTCAATTATTAAATGAAAGCAATGATTATACAGTTCGCGCATTAGTACGAACAGAAGAGCAGTTCAAAGAACTAGAAGGCAAAGGAATCGAATCGGTGATAGGCAATCTTGAAGGAACTGTCGAACAGCTAGTAGAAGCAGTAAAAGGCTGTGATGCAGTCGTTTTCACAGCGGGCTCTGGTGGACATACAGGCTATGATAAAACATTGTTAATTGACCTCGATGGTGCAGTAAAAGTAATGGAAGCTGCCGAAAGCGCCCAAGTAAAACGCTTTATTATGGTCAGTGCGTTACAAGCTCACAATCGGACCAATTGGAACGAACAACTAAAACCGTATTACGTGGCGAAACATTATGCAGACCGTATGCTCGTTCAAAGTAATTTAACTTACACAATTATTCGACCTGGTGGCTTACTAAACGACTCGGGAACAGGGGAAGTAACCATATCTGAAAACCTAGAAAGAGGCTATATCCCTAGAGAGGATGTAGCTAAAACAATCCTATCAGTAATTAAAGCAGAGAATACATTCAATAAATCTTTTGATCTTGTGTCAGGAGAAACAAGCATTGAAGAAGCCATCATGAGAATATAA
- a CDS encoding LysR family transcriptional regulator — protein MEFKDLEIFQMVAEKGTISEVAKEFSYVQSNITSRIQKLETELNTQLFNRHRRGMTLTPEGKKLLAYSKKILLLTDEMKKAVQNKNEPSGKLEIGTVETVYHLPKILSSYIKKYKNVDLSLFTGVTEDLEEEVLNHKLDGAFVTESDFHPDLVSHEVFNEELVLISDMSDTTLEELKEEPFLCFSEGCGYRTRLEAWYKDQNITPQKVMEFGTLETILRSVAMGLGVSFVPRSAVAHMEQSGLIRCHTLPHQYSKIKTVFIRRADTYLTSTIEKFVETIESSKQIELTF, from the coding sequence ATGGAATTCAAGGATTTAGAGATATTTCAAATGGTGGCGGAAAAGGGAACGATTTCAGAAGTAGCAAAAGAATTCAGTTATGTACAATCGAATATTACATCCAGAATTCAGAAACTTGAAACGGAACTGAATACTCAGCTATTTAACCGACATCGTCGTGGGATGACTTTAACACCAGAAGGAAAAAAATTATTAGCTTATAGTAAAAAAATATTATTGTTAACTGACGAAATGAAGAAAGCAGTTCAAAATAAAAATGAACCATCTGGAAAACTAGAAATTGGGACAGTAGAAACTGTATATCATTTACCAAAAATATTATCTTCCTACATAAAAAAATATAAAAATGTCGATTTATCTTTATTTACTGGGGTTACTGAGGATTTAGAAGAAGAGGTATTAAATCATAAGTTAGATGGAGCATTCGTTACAGAATCTGACTTCCATCCTGATCTTGTTTCCCATGAAGTATTTAATGAAGAGCTTGTGTTAATTTCAGATATGAGTGACACCACACTGGAAGAATTAAAAGAGGAACCATTCTTATGTTTTAGCGAAGGTTGTGGATATCGAACCAGGCTGGAAGCATGGTATAAGGACCAAAATATTACCCCACAGAAAGTAATGGAATTCGGTACGTTAGAAACCATATTACGTAGTGTGGCCATGGGACTTGGTGTCTCATTTGTCCCAAGATCGGCTGTTGCACATATGGAACAAAGTGGGCTCATCCGATGTCATACTCTCCCACATCAATACAGTAAAATTAAAACAGTGTTTATTAGAAGAGCTGACACTTATTTAACTTCAACAATTGAAAAATTTGTAGAAACGATTGAATCTAGTAAGCAAATAGAACTGACATTTTAA